The genomic window GACCAGGGGTACGCCGTCCAGCCCGCCGCGGAGCGCAGTGAGGCCAACGCGGCTGTGGCGCTGAAGAAGGAGAAGGGGCTGCGCACGGGCATGGTCTCCGTCCAGCTGGACTTCGCCACCGGCGTCGACGACGCCGACGAGGCCGCCGCCGCGGCCGGCGCGGGGATCGGCCTGGGCACGACCCGGAAGGGCACCCGCGACGTGCGTCTCGCGGGCGAGGAGAGCGCCCGTGAGGCACGCAGGATCGACTACGAGTTCACCTCCTCGGGGGGGCAGTCGACCCCGGCGAAGGGGACCAGGATGACAGGGGTCGTGGTGGCCGGGGTCGACTCGAAGGACGTACCGTTCGCCATCCGGGTCAACGCGGTGAAGGGCGCCCTGAGCCCCGCCGACCTGGACGCGTTCGTCAAGTCCATCACGGTCAAGTAAACGCCTGCGGAGCCTCGTTCATGGACGTACTGCCCGGTGGCACGGCCACCTTCCTCCTGCTGTTCGGCCTGTTCCTGGGCGCGTTCGCGGTCCGCTCCGGCCTCCGGCTCGCCCGGGTGCTGCGACTGGTCCGGCGCGGCGAACGCGCCGAGGGCCGGTGCGCGCGGCGGCGTGTGATCGACCGGGGCCCGGACATGGAGAACCGCTACCGCACGGAGTACGTCTTCGCCTTCCGCGCCCCGGACGGCCAGGAGGTGGAGTTCACCGACCATGCCCCCGGCCCCTTCGGCTTCGAGGTCGGGGCGCCGGTCCGCGTCTCGTACGACCCCGCGGACCCGGCCCGCCGGGCGACGGTGGCGGGGCCGGGCTCCTGGGGCCCGATACTGATGCCGACCGTGTTCGCCGTGGTGCTGGGGCTGTTCTCGCTGGGGCTGCTGGCGGGTTTCGCGGCGATGCGGTTCTGAGCGCGGCCGGCGGCGGGGCTGCCGGCCGGTTTCGTGGTGCCGCGCTGTCCGGTTCTGCGGTGACGCACTCCTGACGTCCGACCGTCAGAGCTTGTCCCGGTCGCGAGGCGTGGCGAGTGGCTCCAGCGCGCCCGCGGCCCGCAGCGACGCGTTGACGTCGATCACGGTCCCGGCCGGCGCCGGCCGCGCGCCGCCCCGGGTCAGGTCGATGACCAGCCCGCCGTTCGCGACCGGGGTGTACGCGCCCGGCAGCCCCTCCGGAGCGAGGGCCGCCCGCCGCTCGGAGAGGAAGACCGCCCGGCCGCAGCGGGGGTCGGAGTTCTCCAGGCCGAAGTGGTCCGCCACCACCCTGTACAGCGCCTTGTCGTACACCTGCCCGGCGTCGATGTCCCACTCCTCACCGAGGATCGCCAGGATCTCGGGGGTGCGCCGGATGACGTCCGCGTCCTCGTCCACGGTGCGTGAGCGGAAGGAGACCGAGACGGAGTGGGTGACGTACGTCGACGAGCCCCCCGCGCGGAAGGCCGACGTCACCTTCGCCGCACCCGAGTTGTGCGCCCACAGGGACGCCCCGTACCCCACCACGTCGAGGTCCGGACCGGTGTTCTCCCGTACGACGTAGTCGGTGAGCGCCGCGACTGAAGGCGTCAGCGGCGGGTCGGCCGGAACGCCGTCCCCCGCCTCGTGCCACCCGTGGAACGTCCCGGCGTCCAGCTCCCCGAGCCGCACCAGCGTGGCGTACCACCGCTCGGCGATCGCCGGCGGGCCCTCATCGCGGGCGCCCCAGAAACCGTTGACGACGACGTTCAGCACGACGCTCCCCTCGCCCTTCTCCACCGCACCGCCGGCACGCGCCTCCGCCGGTGCCTCACCCCGTCACATCGTCAGGCGTGTTGATGACCTTAACGTTGATGCCCCGCTCCTCGAAGAGCTCCCGCGCCGCCTCGGCGACGTCCGGGTCGGACAGGTGCCACTCGACAGGCTTGCCCCGGGCCGCGTCCACCTGCCGGGTCGCCTGGTCCGCCCAGCGCTGCTGGACCTTCGGGGTGAGCTCCCCGGTCTCGGCGTTGTAGAAGTCCTTGCCCCGGTAGCCGTACTTCGCCTCCAGGTAGGTACCGCGCGCGGCGTCCCAGCCGTCGAAGTCGACCGGCTTCCCCGTGAGCTTGTCGAGCGGGACCTGGTACTCCTTGCCGCGGGTCACCTTGGAGATCTGCTCCTGGTAGCGCGCGCCCATCTCGGTCGGGTAGTTCCAGACGCCGGGCTTGATCTTCGTC from Streptomyces sp. NBC_01341 includes these protein-coding regions:
- a CDS encoding DUF3592 domain-containing protein, whose amino-acid sequence is MDVLPGGTATFLLLFGLFLGAFAVRSGLRLARVLRLVRRGERAEGRCARRRVIDRGPDMENRYRTEYVFAFRAPDGQEVEFTDHAPGPFGFEVGAPVRVSYDPADPARRATVAGPGSWGPILMPTVFAVVLGLFSLGLLAGFAAMRF
- a CDS encoding Imm52 family immunity protein — translated: MLNVVVNGFWGARDEGPPAIAERWYATLVRLGELDAGTFHGWHEAGDGVPADPPLTPSVAALTDYVVRENTGPDLDVVGYGASLWAHNSGAAKVTSAFRAGGSSTYVTHSVSVSFRSRTVDEDADVIRRTPEILAILGEEWDIDAGQVYDKALYRVVADHFGLENSDPRCGRAVFLSERRAALAPEGLPGAYTPVANGGLVIDLTRGGARPAPAGTVIDVNASLRAAGALEPLATPRDRDKL